The Serratia rhizosphaerae genome has a segment encoding these proteins:
- a CDS encoding aspartate dehydrogenase: MKKIMMIGYGAMAKEVLSRLPEGVEPGWIVAREPHHAAIAAAFDGRVQALSDPRQCDGCPDLVLECASQQAVAEFGEAVVRRGWTLAVVSTGALADAGLQQRIQQASREHHGRVWVLSGAVAGMDGLASAREGGLTSVTYQASKSPASWRGSPAESLIDLDAVSEAQVFFEGSAREAARQFPANANVAATIALHGLGMDQTRVRLQVDPHTRRNTHRLQAQGAFGEFQIELSGNPLASNPKTSTLAALSAVQACRRLLDGQLTA; encoded by the coding sequence ATGAAGAAAATCATGATGATTGGCTACGGCGCGATGGCGAAGGAAGTGTTGTCCCGCCTGCCGGAAGGCGTGGAACCCGGCTGGATCGTGGCGCGCGAGCCGCATCATGCGGCGATTGCCGCCGCCTTTGACGGCCGGGTGCAGGCGCTGAGCGATCCGCGCCAGTGCGACGGCTGTCCCGATCTGGTGCTGGAGTGCGCCAGTCAGCAGGCGGTCGCCGAGTTTGGCGAAGCGGTAGTGCGGCGCGGCTGGACGCTGGCGGTGGTTTCCACCGGCGCGCTGGCGGACGCCGGGCTGCAGCAGCGCATCCAGCAGGCCAGCCGCGAGCATCACGGGCGGGTTTGGGTGCTGTCCGGCGCGGTGGCGGGCATGGACGGGCTGGCGTCGGCGCGCGAAGGCGGACTGACCAGCGTCACCTATCAGGCCAGCAAAAGCCCGGCCAGCTGGCGCGGCAGCCCGGCGGAAAGCCTGATCGACCTCGATGCGGTCAGCGAGGCGCAGGTGTTTTTCGAGGGCAGCGCGCGTGAAGCAGCACGGCAGTTCCCGGCCAACGCCAACGTGGCGGCTACCATTGCGCTGCACGGGCTGGGTATGGACCAGACGCGGGTGCGCCTGCAGGTGGATCCGCATACGCGGCGCAATACGCACCGGCTGCAGGCGCAGGGCGCGTTTGGCGAATTTCAGATTGAGTTAAGCGGCAATCCGCTGGCCAGCAACCCGAAGACATCGACGCTGGCGGCGCTGAGCGCGGTACAGGCCTGCCGTCGTCTGCTTGACGGCCAACTGACGGCATAA
- the tkt gene encoding transketolase codes for MSSRKELANAIRALSMDAVQKAKSGHPGAPMGMADIAEVLWRDYLSHNPTNPHWADRDRFVLSNGHGSMLIYSLLHLTGYDLPMRELENFRQLHSKTPGHPEYGYTPGVETTTGPLGQGIANAVGFAIAERTLAAQFNRPGHDIVDHNTYAFMGDGCMMEGISHEVCSLAGTLKLGKLTAFYDDNGISIDGHVDGWFTDDTAKRFEAYGWHVVRGVDGHDADAIKAAIEEARKVTDKPSLLMCKTVIGFGSPNKAGTHDSHGAPLGDAEVAATREQLGWHYPPFEIPQDIYAQWDAKEAGQAREAAWNDKFAAYAAAFPELAAEFTRRMSGELPADWQAQAKAYVEQLQANPANIASRKASQNALEAYGKLLPEFLGGSADLAPSNLTMWSGSKALNEDPAGNYIHYGVREFGMTAITNGIALHGGFLPYSATFLMFVEYARNAVRMAALMKLRNVFVYTHDSIGLGEDGPTHQPVEQLASLRVTPNMSTWRPCDQVESAIAWQYAIERNDGPTALIFSRQNLAQQPRTAEQLANVYRGAYVLQDCDGTPDVILIATGSEVELAVEAAGQLTAAGRKARVVSMPSTDAFDKQDAAYRESVLPAAVTARVAIEAGIADYWLKYTGLNGAVVGMTTFGESAPADQLFKEFGFTVENVVAQAQALLK; via the coding sequence ATGTCCTCTCGTAAAGAGCTTGCCAACGCCATCCGCGCACTCAGCATGGACGCCGTACAAAAAGCAAAATCCGGTCACCCGGGCGCCCCTATGGGCATGGCCGATATCGCCGAAGTCCTGTGGCGCGACTACCTCAGCCACAACCCGACCAACCCGCACTGGGCCGACCGTGACCGCTTCGTCCTCTCCAACGGCCATGGCTCCATGTTGATTTACAGCCTCCTGCACCTCACCGGCTACGACCTGCCGATGCGCGAGCTGGAAAACTTCCGTCAGCTGCACTCCAAAACCCCGGGACACCCTGAATACGGCTACACCCCGGGCGTCGAGACCACCACCGGCCCGCTCGGGCAGGGCATCGCCAACGCCGTCGGTTTCGCCATCGCCGAACGCACCCTGGCCGCGCAGTTCAACCGCCCGGGCCATGACATCGTCGACCACAACACCTACGCCTTTATGGGCGACGGCTGCATGATGGAAGGCATCTCACACGAAGTCTGCTCCCTGGCCGGCACCCTCAAGCTCGGCAAGCTGACCGCCTTCTACGATGACAACGGCATCTCCATCGACGGCCACGTCGACGGCTGGTTCACCGACGACACCGCCAAGCGTTTCGAAGCCTACGGCTGGCACGTGGTGCGCGGCGTGGACGGCCACGACGCCGACGCCATCAAGGCGGCGATTGAGGAAGCCCGCAAGGTTACCGACAAGCCGTCCCTGCTGATGTGCAAGACCGTTATCGGCTTCGGCTCGCCGAACAAGGCCGGCACCCACGACTCCCACGGCGCGCCGCTGGGCGACGCCGAAGTGGCCGCCACCCGCGAGCAGCTGGGCTGGCACTACCCGCCGTTTGAAATCCCGCAGGACATCTATGCCCAGTGGGACGCCAAGGAAGCCGGTCAGGCGCGCGAAGCGGCCTGGAACGACAAGTTTGCCGCCTACGCCGCCGCCTTCCCGGAGCTGGCCGCCGAGTTCACCCGCCGCATGAGCGGCGAGCTGCCGGCCGACTGGCAGGCGCAGGCCAAGGCCTACGTCGAGCAGCTGCAGGCCAACCCGGCCAACATCGCCAGCCGCAAGGCGTCGCAGAACGCGCTGGAAGCCTACGGCAAACTGCTGCCGGAATTCCTCGGCGGCTCCGCCGACCTGGCGCCGAGCAACCTGACCATGTGGTCCGGCTCCAAAGCGCTGAACGAAGACCCGGCGGGCAACTACATCCACTACGGCGTGCGCGAGTTCGGCATGACCGCTATCACCAACGGCATCGCGCTGCACGGCGGCTTCCTGCCGTACTCGGCGACCTTCCTGATGTTTGTGGAATACGCGCGTAACGCGGTGCGCATGGCGGCGCTGATGAAGCTGCGCAACGTGTTCGTCTACACCCACGACTCCATCGGTCTGGGCGAAGACGGCCCGACCCACCAGCCGGTGGAGCAGCTGGCCAGCCTGCGGGTAACGCCGAACATGAGCACCTGGCGTCCGTGCGACCAGGTGGAGTCGGCGATTGCCTGGCAGTACGCCATCGAGCGCAACGACGGCCCGACGGCGCTGATTTTCTCGCGTCAGAACCTGGCGCAGCAGCCGCGTACGGCGGAGCAGCTGGCGAACGTGTATCGCGGCGCCTACGTGCTGCAGGACTGCGACGGCACGCCGGACGTTATCCTGATTGCCACCGGCTCGGAAGTGGAGCTGGCGGTCGAGGCGGCGGGTCAGCTGACGGCGGCGGGCCGCAAGGCGCGCGTGGTGTCGATGCCGTCGACCGACGCGTTCGACAAGCAGGATGCGGCCTACCGCGAGTCGGTGCTGCCGGCGGCGGTCACGGCGCGGGTGGCGATTGAAGCGGGCATTGCGGACTACTGGCTGAAATACACCGGGCTGAACGGCGCGGTGGTGGGCATGACCACCTTCGGTGAGTCGGCGCCGGCGGACCAGCTGTTCAAGGAGTTCGGCTTCACCGTGGAAAACGTGGTGGCGCAGGCGCAGGCATTGCTGAAGTAA
- a CDS encoding M48 family metallopeptidase produces MKIRTSLIALGIATLVSGCQSLDPNALMQSGAQAFQAATLSNDDVKALSDKSCVEMDSKAKIAPANSSYVKRLNKIAAALGDNIDGTPANYKVYVTKDVNAWAMANGCIRVYSGLMDMMNDNEVEGVLGHEMGHVALGHTRKAMQVAYGTVALRTAAASTGGIIGSLSQSQLADIGEKLVSAQFSQKQESEADDYSFDLLKKRGINPNGLATSFEKLAKMEAGRQSSMFDDHPSSEARAQHIRDRIAAEGK; encoded by the coding sequence ATGAAAATCCGTACCTCTTTGATTGCATTAGGCATTGCCACCCTGGTCAGCGGCTGTCAAAGCCTTGATCCCAACGCCCTGATGCAGTCCGGCGCGCAGGCGTTCCAGGCGGCGACCCTGAGCAACGACGATGTCAAAGCGTTAAGTGATAAATCCTGCGTCGAGATGGACAGCAAGGCAAAAATCGCGCCGGCCAACAGCAGCTACGTCAAACGCCTGAACAAAATTGCGGCAGCGCTGGGCGATAATATTGACGGCACGCCGGCCAACTACAAGGTATACGTCACCAAAGACGTTAACGCCTGGGCGATGGCCAACGGATGTATCCGCGTCTACAGCGGCCTGATGGACATGATGAACGACAACGAAGTGGAAGGCGTGTTGGGCCATGAAATGGGCCACGTGGCGCTGGGCCATACCCGCAAGGCGATGCAGGTGGCGTACGGCACGGTCGCGCTGCGCACCGCGGCGGCCTCGACCGGCGGCATCATCGGCTCGCTGTCGCAGTCACAGCTGGCGGATATCGGCGAGAAGCTGGTCAGCGCCCAGTTCTCCCAAAAGCAGGAGAGCGAAGCGGACGACTACTCGTTCGATCTGCTGAAGAAACGCGGCATCAACCCGAACGGGCTGGCCACCAGCTTCGAAAAACTGGCCAAGATGGAAGCCGGGCGTCAGAGCAGCATGTTTGACGATCACCCGTCCTCCGAAGCGCGCGCGCAGCACATCCGCGATCGCATCGCCGCCGAAGGCAAGTAA
- a CDS encoding MFS transporter translates to MTLQQIDARDGRVGEAVVENQPQQVRWSVPIALFACVLLAFFDKISIAALFSDADFQQALGISFDPTRLGLLMSAFLFSYGFSSMLLSGIGDRLNPVRVLIGMMVVWALLMVMMGFTRSYHTMMTLRILLGIAEGPLLPMAYAIIRQAFPQRLQARATMLWLLGTPLGAALGFPVTLFILNTFHWQATFFFMALLTLPVMLLVLFGLRHLKVQRVAQNQQSTPAERKQHRHELLRSPHFWMICLFNIAFLTYLWGMNGWLPSYLIKGKDIHLEHAGYLSSLPFIAMLLGEVLGAWLSDKLDRRALACFLSLAGAGVGLAAVLQLSGTYSVIAAMALSTFMWGAGAPNIFALLAKATSSKVSATAGGIFNGMGNFAGALAPVLMGALIAASGNMDSGLLFLVVTAFVGCIILLPLLKKY, encoded by the coding sequence ATGACTCTGCAACAGATTGACGCCCGCGACGGCCGGGTGGGGGAGGCCGTTGTCGAAAATCAGCCGCAACAGGTGCGCTGGTCGGTGCCTATTGCGCTGTTTGCCTGCGTACTGCTGGCGTTTTTCGACAAGATAAGCATTGCGGCGCTGTTCTCCGACGCCGACTTCCAGCAGGCGCTGGGCATCAGTTTCGATCCGACGCGTCTCGGGCTGCTGATGAGCGCCTTTCTGTTTTCTTACGGCTTCTCCTCGATGCTGCTGAGCGGCATTGGCGACCGGCTGAACCCGGTGCGGGTGCTGATCGGCATGATGGTGGTCTGGGCGCTGCTGATGGTGATGATGGGCTTTACCCGCTCCTATCACACCATGATGACGCTGCGCATTCTGCTCGGCATTGCGGAAGGGCCGCTATTGCCGATGGCCTACGCCATTATCCGCCAGGCGTTCCCGCAGCGCCTGCAGGCGCGGGCCACCATGCTGTGGCTGCTGGGCACGCCGCTCGGCGCGGCGCTGGGCTTTCCGGTGACGCTGTTTATCCTCAACACCTTTCACTGGCAGGCGACCTTCTTCTTTATGGCGTTGCTGACGCTGCCGGTGATGCTGCTGGTGCTGTTCGGCCTGCGCCATCTGAAGGTGCAGCGGGTGGCGCAGAACCAACAGAGCACGCCGGCCGAGCGTAAGCAGCACCGGCACGAGCTGCTGCGCAGCCCGCATTTCTGGATGATCTGCCTGTTTAATATCGCGTTTCTGACCTACCTGTGGGGCATGAACGGCTGGCTGCCGAGCTATCTGATTAAGGGTAAAGACATCCATCTGGAGCATGCCGGCTACCTCTCCTCGCTGCCGTTTATCGCCATGCTGCTGGGAGAGGTGCTGGGCGCCTGGCTGTCGGACAAACTCGACCGCCGCGCGCTGGCCTGTTTCCTGTCGCTGGCGGGCGCCGGCGTGGGGCTGGCGGCGGTGCTGCAGCTGTCGGGCACCTACAGCGTGATTGCCGCCATGGCGCTCAGCACCTTTATGTGGGGCGCCGGGGCGCCCAACATCTTCGCCCTGCTGGCGAAAGCCACCAGCAGCAAGGTCAGCGCTACCGCCGGCGGGATTTTCAACGGGATGGGGAATTTTGCCGGCGCGCTGGCGCCGGTGCTGATGGGGGCGCTGATCGCCGCCAGCGGCAATATGGATAGCGGTCTGCTGTTTTTGGTGGTGACCGCCTTTGTCGGCTGCATCATTTTGCTGCCGCTGCTGAAGAAGTATTGA
- a CDS encoding thiamine pyrophosphate-binding protein — MSDKITVGEAIARTLEQYAVSAMYGIISIHNLPIADAVGQRGAIRFVPARGEAGAVTMADAHGRFSGLGVALTSTGAGAGNAVGAMIEALNANTPLLHITGQVEKAYLDADAGFIHETKDQMGFLRACSKRAYRVNSAEQAVAVIQRAIQEAQTVPCGPVAVEIPIDIQSSLVSRAVLTPAIAPPALPAADTAAVERLYQRLKAAKRPLLWLGGGALSCEAAVRRLADAGVAVMSSTHGRGILPDSHPRSLRAFHNSPSVEQILNRCDLTLVAGSRLRSNETRTWTLPLPRPLVQIDIDPAAANRNYLADEQVNGDCGALLTALAARFAPGEKVDAGWDAEIAAAVQQAEQALREQSGEYAKLSDAIAAALPDDGLLVRDITVSGSVWGSRLFRAVAPLCNIHSLAGAIGMGLPMAIGTALANPQRKVVGLVGDGGLALGLGELATMAQEQANITLLIMNDGGYGVMRGIQDKYFAGRQYYNELHTPAFTQVAEAMGLKAWKIDSAAQFGGVLAEAINYPGPSVVEVDMKQVGPLTFAGPPQKTLY, encoded by the coding sequence ATGAGCGATAAAATAACGGTTGGTGAGGCGATAGCCCGGACTCTGGAGCAATACGCGGTGTCGGCGATGTACGGCATCATCTCGATTCATAATTTGCCGATCGCCGATGCCGTCGGACAGCGCGGCGCGATCCGCTTTGTGCCGGCGCGCGGCGAGGCGGGCGCGGTGACGATGGCCGACGCCCACGGTCGTTTCTCCGGGTTGGGCGTGGCGCTGACCAGCACCGGCGCCGGCGCCGGCAACGCGGTGGGCGCGATGATTGAGGCGCTGAACGCCAACACGCCGCTGCTGCACATCACCGGCCAGGTGGAAAAGGCGTATCTGGATGCCGACGCCGGCTTTATTCACGAAACCAAGGATCAGATGGGCTTTCTGCGCGCCTGTTCGAAGCGCGCCTACCGGGTCAACAGCGCCGAGCAGGCGGTGGCGGTGATTCAGCGGGCCATTCAGGAGGCGCAAACCGTGCCGTGCGGCCCGGTGGCGGTGGAGATCCCGATTGATATTCAGAGCAGCCTGGTCTCCCGCGCGGTGCTGACGCCGGCCATTGCTCCACCTGCCTTACCGGCGGCGGATACGGCGGCGGTCGAGCGTTTGTATCAGCGCCTGAAGGCCGCCAAGCGACCGCTGCTGTGGCTGGGCGGCGGCGCGCTGAGCTGTGAGGCGGCGGTGCGGCGGCTGGCGGACGCTGGCGTGGCGGTGATGTCCAGCACCCACGGCCGCGGTATTCTGCCGGACAGCCACCCGCGCAGCCTGCGCGCTTTCCATAATTCGCCGAGCGTGGAGCAGATCCTCAATCGCTGCGATCTGACGCTGGTGGCCGGTTCGCGCCTGCGCAGCAACGAAACCCGCACCTGGACGCTGCCGCTGCCGCGCCCGCTGGTGCAGATCGACATCGACCCGGCGGCGGCCAACCGCAACTATCTGGCGGATGAGCAGGTAAACGGCGACTGCGGCGCGCTGCTGACGGCGCTGGCGGCGCGTTTTGCACCGGGCGAGAAAGTGGACGCCGGATGGGACGCCGAGATAGCCGCTGCGGTGCAGCAGGCGGAGCAGGCGCTGCGCGAGCAGTCCGGCGAATATGCCAAGCTCAGCGACGCGATTGCCGCCGCCCTGCCGGATGACGGCCTGCTGGTGCGCGATATCACCGTGTCCGGCAGCGTGTGGGGCAGCCGTCTGTTCCGCGCCGTGGCGCCGCTGTGCAATATTCACTCGCTGGCCGGCGCCATCGGCATGGGGCTGCCGATGGCGATTGGCACCGCGCTTGCCAACCCGCAGCGTAAAGTTGTCGGGCTGGTGGGGGACGGCGGTCTGGCGCTGGGGCTGGGGGAGCTGGCGACCATGGCGCAGGAGCAGGCCAATATCACGCTGCTGATCATGAACGACGGTGGCTACGGCGTGATGCGCGGCATTCAGGATAAGTACTTCGCCGGCCGTCAGTACTACAACGAGCTGCATACCCCGGCGTTTACCCAGGTGGCGGAGGCGATGGGGCTGAAGGCCTGGAAGATTGACAGCGCCGCGCAGTTCGGCGGCGTGCTGGCGGAGGCGATCAACTACCCGGGGCCGTCGGTGGTGGAAGTGGATATGAAACAGGTCGGGCCGTTAACCTTTGCCGGGCCGCCGCAAAAGACGCTGTACTGA
- a CDS encoding putative quinol monooxygenase, which yields MSEVKIVATLTPRPEFVDAVRTAARKMVPQTHNEAGCLQYDLHETREIPDVRDLQNQGKVSFVFIERWTSEQTLKEHVAMSYHDDFLEALDGKLESLNVQKLTQLEPSKA from the coding sequence ATGAGTGAAGTTAAGATTGTCGCCACCCTGACCCCGCGGCCGGAATTCGTTGACGCCGTCAGAACCGCAGCCAGAAAGATGGTGCCGCAGACCCACAACGAGGCCGGCTGCCTGCAGTATGACCTGCATGAAACACGCGAAATTCCCGATGTGCGCGATCTGCAGAACCAGGGGAAAGTTTCCTTCGTGTTTATTGAGCGCTGGACGTCAGAACAGACTCTGAAAGAACACGTGGCGATGAGCTATCACGACGATTTCCTGGAAGCGCTGGATGGGAAATTGGAAAGCCTGAACGTGCAAAAACTGACCCAACTGGAACCATCCAAGGCGTAA
- a CDS encoding SDR family oxidoreductase produces MNFQIENRVAVVTGGSSGIGFETLRLLLAEGARVAFCGRSQDKLDGALAQLQAEFPQAQILAQRCDVLVPEQVAQFAGQVEARFGGVDMLINNAGQGFVSHFDQTPRAAWLHEAELKLFGVINPLQAFLPALERSDIASITCVNSLLALQPEEHMIATSAARAALLNMTLTLSKELVTKGIRVNSILLGMVESGQWRRRFEERSDREQSWESWTAAIAERRGIPMKRLGKPQEPARALLFLASPMASFTTGAALDVSGGFNRHL; encoded by the coding sequence ATGAATTTCCAGATTGAAAACCGGGTCGCGGTGGTTACCGGCGGCTCATCGGGCATCGGTTTTGAGACTCTGCGCCTGCTGCTGGCGGAGGGGGCCAGGGTGGCGTTCTGCGGCCGCAGTCAGGACAAACTTGACGGTGCGCTGGCGCAACTGCAGGCCGAGTTTCCGCAGGCGCAGATTTTGGCGCAGCGCTGTGACGTGCTGGTGCCGGAGCAGGTGGCGCAGTTTGCCGGGCAGGTCGAGGCGCGCTTCGGCGGCGTGGATATGCTGATTAATAACGCTGGGCAGGGCTTCGTCTCCCACTTTGACCAGACGCCGCGCGCGGCCTGGCTGCACGAGGCCGAGCTGAAGCTGTTCGGCGTGATTAACCCGCTGCAGGCATTTTTGCCGGCGTTGGAGCGCTCGGATATCGCCTCGATCACCTGCGTCAACTCGTTGCTGGCGCTGCAGCCGGAAGAACACATGATCGCCACCTCGGCGGCGCGCGCCGCGCTGCTCAATATGACGCTGACGCTGTCGAAAGAGCTGGTGACAAAGGGCATCCGCGTGAACTCCATTCTGCTGGGGATGGTGGAATCGGGCCAGTGGCGCCGCCGCTTTGAAGAGCGCAGCGACCGCGAGCAGAGCTGGGAATCCTGGACGGCGGCGATTGCCGAACGGCGCGGCATTCCGATGAAACGGCTGGGCAAACCGCAGGAACCGGCGCGTGCGCTGCTGTTTTTGGCGTCGCCGATGGCGTCGTTTACCACCGGCGCGGCGCTGGACGTCTCCGGCGGCTTCAACCGCCATCTGTAG
- a CDS encoding aldehyde dehydrogenase encodes MAIQKIFLAGRWCEGRGEPMRSTFPADGSLNAELRAADVNDVNEAVEAAERAWRDPQWRGLVPHQRAAILYRVSDLISERLETLAQLQTRDNGKPLAETRGLVASAAATARYFAAACEVLEGELPTQRNREVMTLSQYQPLGVIAAITPWNSPIASEMQKVAPALAAGNAVILKPAEATPLMALKLAELFEQAGLPAGLLSVLPGKGSVIGEALVRHPLVKKISFTGGTGTGRHLAHIAAEKLIPTSLELGGKSPTIVLEDADLEQAARGICYGIFSSAGQACIAGSRLFVHRSLYQPLLARLCELAGGLRLGNPLQPGVHLGPLINDKHRQSVAEYVALARQEGGRVLIGGEAPADPQLADGSYYLPTIIDGLNNDARVCQEEIFGPVLVAMPFDDEQQLIAMANDSVYGLAAGIWSRDFPRAMALAEQLETGTVWVNTYKTFSISTPFGGVKQSGLGREKGLHGIKAYMQQKSLYLALSHQVNRWSD; translated from the coding sequence ATGGCGATACAAAAGATTTTTCTGGCCGGGCGCTGGTGCGAAGGGCGCGGTGAGCCGATGCGCTCCACCTTCCCGGCCGACGGTTCGCTTAATGCGGAGCTGCGCGCCGCCGACGTGAATGACGTCAACGAAGCGGTTGAAGCGGCGGAGCGCGCCTGGCGTGACCCACAGTGGCGCGGCCTGGTGCCGCATCAGCGCGCGGCGATTTTATACCGCGTCAGCGATCTGATTAGCGAACGGCTGGAGACGCTGGCACAGCTGCAAACGCGCGACAACGGCAAACCGCTGGCGGAAACCCGCGGCCTGGTGGCCAGCGCGGCGGCCACCGCGCGCTATTTCGCCGCCGCCTGCGAAGTGCTGGAAGGGGAGTTGCCCACCCAGCGCAACCGCGAGGTGATGACGCTGAGCCAGTATCAGCCGCTGGGGGTGATCGCCGCCATTACGCCGTGGAACTCACCGATCGCCAGCGAAATGCAGAAAGTGGCGCCGGCGCTGGCGGCCGGCAACGCGGTGATCCTGAAGCCGGCGGAAGCCACGCCGCTGATGGCGCTGAAACTGGCGGAACTGTTTGAGCAGGCGGGTCTGCCCGCCGGCTTGCTCAGCGTGCTGCCGGGCAAAGGTTCGGTGATTGGCGAGGCGCTGGTGCGTCACCCGCTGGTGAAAAAGATTTCCTTTACCGGCGGCACCGGCACCGGCCGTCACCTGGCGCATATCGCCGCCGAAAAACTGATCCCCACTTCGCTGGAATTGGGAGGCAAGTCGCCGACCATCGTGCTGGAAGACGCCGATCTGGAACAGGCGGCGCGCGGTATTTGCTACGGCATTTTCAGCTCGGCCGGCCAGGCGTGCATCGCCGGTTCGCGGCTATTTGTGCACCGTTCACTGTATCAGCCGCTGCTGGCGCGGCTGTGCGAACTGGCGGGCGGGCTGCGTCTTGGCAACCCGCTGCAGCCGGGCGTGCATTTAGGGCCGCTGATTAATGACAAACACCGCCAGAGCGTGGCGGAATACGTTGCGCTGGCGCGGCAGGAGGGCGGTCGGGTACTGATCGGCGGCGAAGCGCCGGCGGATCCGCAGCTGGCGGACGGCAGCTATTACCTGCCGACCATCATTGACGGTTTGAATAATGACGCACGGGTCTGCCAGGAGGAGATCTTCGGGCCGGTGCTGGTGGCGATGCCGTTTGACGATGAACAGCAGCTGATCGCCATGGCCAACGATTCGGTCTACGGCCTGGCCGCCGGCATCTGGAGCCGCGATTTCCCGCGCGCCATGGCGCTGGCCGAGCAGCTGGAGACCGGCACCGTCTGGGTCAACACCTACAAAACATTCTCGATTTCCACGCCGTTCGGCGGCGTGAAACAGAGCGGCCTGGGACGGGAAAAAGGGTTGCACGGCATCAAGGCCTATATGCAACAGAAAAGCCTGTATCTGGCGCTGAGCCATCAGGTGAACCGCTGGAGCGACTGA
- a CDS encoding alpha/beta fold hydrolase, translating into MNALPERQQAQCGDYRLSWREAGQGRPVLLLHGISSGSASWLKQFADAALLDGHRLIAWDAPGYGDSAALANAEPQAADYANALAALVSHLALRQPLLVGHSLGALMGCAYGAAHPDGLCGLALADPAQGYASADAEKRRQVFAQRRQMMDTLGPQGYGEQRAAALLRADADPQDIAWVRRGMQQLQPDGFLSAAWMLANDDINTYLARYSGPLQVWCGEQDAITPPAAAEALAARQGAPLRLIAAAGHASYLDAPACFNRYVRDFTGAIQP; encoded by the coding sequence ATGAACGCGCTGCCGGAACGTCAACAGGCGCAGTGCGGCGACTACCGGCTGAGCTGGCGCGAGGCCGGTCAGGGACGGCCGGTGCTGTTGCTGCACGGCATCAGCTCCGGTTCCGCCTCATGGCTGAAGCAGTTTGCCGATGCGGCCCTGCTGGACGGCCACCGGCTGATCGCCTGGGACGCGCCGGGTTACGGCGACAGCGCCGCGCTGGCGAACGCCGAGCCGCAGGCCGCCGATTATGCCAACGCATTAGCGGCGCTGGTCAGCCACCTGGCACTGCGCCAGCCGCTGTTGGTGGGGCATTCGCTGGGCGCGCTGATGGGCTGCGCCTATGGCGCCGCCCATCCTGACGGCCTCTGCGGCCTGGCGCTGGCCGACCCGGCGCAGGGCTATGCGTCGGCCGATGCGGAGAAACGCCGGCAGGTGTTCGCGCAGCGCCGGCAGATGATGGACACGCTGGGGCCGCAGGGCTACGGCGAACAGCGCGCCGCGGCGCTGCTGCGTGCCGATGCCGATCCGCAGGATATCGCCTGGGTGCGCCGCGGTATGCAGCAACTGCAGCCGGACGGTTTCCTCAGCGCCGCCTGGATGCTGGCCAACGACGATATCAACACCTATCTGGCGCGCTATAGCGGCCCGCTGCAGGTGTGGTGCGGCGAGCAGGACGCCATTACGCCGCCGGCGGCGGCAGAGGCGCTGGCGGCGCGGCAGGGTGCGCCGCTGCGTCTGATCGCCGCCGCCGGGCACGCCAGCTATCTGGACGCGCCGGCGTGCTTTAACCGCTACGTGCGGGACTTTACGGGAGCGATTCAACCATGA
- a CDS encoding cupin domain-containing protein: MSQVDNKAGIKPQDIAMADWVESRIARFEGRKYDWNALKFQADFDPKYRRAQMRYIGTGATGVASDTNTVPAGNFTFSTMVLPSKCEGPLHLHDDVEEVFFMLKGTITLMIQDGEEYYETVLKERDLISVPAGIYRGLFNHGEEEALMCVMLGTAKPEIPTYPADHPLSKVKRNG, from the coding sequence ATGTCTCAGGTTGACAACAAAGCCGGCATCAAGCCGCAGGATATCGCCATGGCGGACTGGGTGGAATCACGCATCGCCCGCTTTGAAGGCCGCAAATATGACTGGAACGCGCTGAAGTTCCAGGCGGATTTCGACCCGAAATACCGCCGCGCGCAGATGCGCTACATCGGCACCGGCGCCACCGGCGTGGCGAGCGATACCAATACCGTGCCGGCCGGCAATTTCACCTTCTCCACCATGGTGCTGCCGTCGAAGTGCGAAGGGCCGCTGCACCTGCATGACGATGTGGAAGAGGTGTTCTTTATGCTGAAGGGCACCATCACGCTGATGATTCAAGACGGCGAGGAGTATTACGAAACCGTGCTGAAAGAGCGCGATCTGATCTCGGTGCCGGCGGGGATTTACCGCGGACTGTTCAACCACGGCGAGGAAGAGGCGCTGATGTGCGTGATGCTCGGCACCGCCAAGCCGGAGATCCCGACCTATCCGGCGGACCATCCGCTGTCGAAAGTGAAGCGCAACGGATGA